The Desulfomonilia bacterium sequence ATGAGCCCTGAGGAAGTCATGAAATTCAAAGGCTACATGCTTTACCGTCTTAGCCTGATGAACCATGAAAGGGGCTGGGTGCAGCAGTATCATTTCGGGGTGCTCAGAAACTTGAACACCCGCATGTTCGAAGGACTCGGGCCCGATACGGGTTATGACGGCATGGGTGATTTTCCGCATGCTGAGAATCTAGCCGCCCTGCTTGACAGGCTCGATTCCGAAGATGGTCTGGCCAGGACAGTTTTTTTCCCGATAAATCCGGCAGACAATGCAATTACTGCAACGATAATCGGCAGCTTCCAGGAAGGACCGGCCAGGGGCAAGCTCCAGCTGGGGAGTGCATGGTGGTTCCTTGACCAGAAAAACGGGATGGAAGAGCAGATGAACACCCTCTCAATGATGGGAGTGCTCTCAACGTTCATAGGCATGACCACGGATTCGCGAAGTTTTCTTTCGTTTCCGAGGCATGAATATTTCCGCCGCATCCTGTGCAACCTTATGGGAAATGACATGGCCAGAGGCCTAACCCCATCCGACTATGAACTTGCGGGCGGCATAATCAGGGATATCTGCTACGGCAATGCAAAAAAGTATTTCGGGTTTGAGTGAGAAAGAGGAACAAGGTCCTGATCCGGTTGACCGCAATAATCTTGAATGCTGTCCGGAAAAGGGATAAGCATTAAACGCATGCAGAAAACCCTGCACAACATTCTCATTATCGATGATGAACAGAACATCCGGAAGACCTTGGGATTGTTCCTTGAAAGCGAAGGGTACAAAGTCCGTCCGGCAGGCGGTTTCAGGGAAGCGCTTGAAGAATGCAGGAAAAATGTCTTTGATCTGGCGTTTGTCGATTTGAGGCTGGGTGCGGATTCGGGGCTTGACCTCATACCAGAACTGCTTGCCGCATCCCCCTGGCTAAAAATAGTGGTGATTACGGCATATGCATCCATAGATACCGCGGTTGAAGCCATAAAGCGCGGGGCCACCGACTATATTCCGAAACCCTTTACCCCTGCGCAGGTCAAACTTACGGTAGATAAAATCGCTAACCTGAGGACCCTCGAGCAGAATATCGAAAGCCTCAAGAGGGATATAGGCAGGATGGCCCCTGAGTTCGAGCTGTCTTCAAGAAATCCGCAGATGCAAAAAGTAATAGAGATAGTGAAACAGGTTGCGCCGAGCGATTCGACAGTACTCATTACCGGGGAAAACGGAACAGGAAAGAGCCTTATTGCCAGGGCGATACATTCCCTGAGTTCAAGAGCTGCCAGGCCTTTTGCCGAGATTTCCTGTCCGGCACTCTCTCAGGAGCTTCTGGAAAGCGAACTTTTCGGTCATGTGAAAGGCGCATTTACAGGCGCAGTCAAGGATAATCCGGGAAGAATTGCATCCTGTGAGGGAGGTACCCTTTTCCTTGATGAGGTAGGCGACCTTCCCATTCTTATTCAGCCCAAGCTTCTCAGGTTCATCCAGGAAAAATCCTATGAAAGGCTCGGGGAAAGTATAACCAGAAAGGCCGATATCAGGCTTATCGCGGCCACAAACACCGACCTTGAGCTTGCGGTTAAGGAGAAAAGGTTCAGAGAAGACCTGTTCTACAGGATAAACGTGATTTCGATAGAGATGCCGCCTTTGAGAAAACGCGCTGAAGACATCATTCCTCTGGCCGAAAAGCTGCTTTCATTCTTTGCAGCAGGCAATCATCATCCAGGACAGCATTTCTCCGCTGACGCCCTGACCGCTCTTAAAGACTATTCCTGGCCCGGCAATATCAGGGAATTGAGAAACGCCGTTGAAAGGGCGTCAATCCTGTGCAGGAAGGATGTCGTAGGAATCGATTGCCTGCCGGAAAAGATAACCGGAGTGAAACAGGCCGTTCAGCCGGGTCAGAAAATTTCACTGGAAAAGATGGAGGAAATGCACATAAGGGGCGTCCTTCAATCGGCGAAATCCCTTCAGGAGGCATCGGACATCCTGGGCGTCGATAAGGCCACACTCTGGCGAAAACGCAAAAAGTACAACATCTGAAAAACCTTGCATTATGCAATGCCTGATCCGGGCTGACCTTGCCGATTGCAATGTTTTAAACCTCATATAAAATCCAACTATTCGTTTTGACGAATATTTTATGGCAGGCATGATGCTTGCTCTTTAACCCTTTGAAGGAGACGATCGTTATGCTCGGACTAAGACAGAAAATGCTTATCGGGTTTATGGGATTATTCCTGATCTCCGCAATAATAGGCGCCATCAGCATAATTCAGATTACCGATCTCGGGGGTGCGATAGGCTCGATAATGAAGGAGAACTACAGGAGCGTCCGGGCATGTCAGGAAATGAAGGAGTCCATAGAAAGGATGGACGACGGTATTGTCCTTATTATCCTGGGCGATAAAGCGAGCGGCAGAAAGCTTATAGCTGAAAATCGCGAGGCATTCACAAAGGCACTCGATATAGAGCTCGGCAACATAACGCTTCAAGGAGAACATGAGTCGGCACTTGGCATTCAGCACCTGTTCGAAAGGTATGCAAAGATGCTTGGCCGACTTACAGACGGGGGAGCCGGAAAGGATGAAATGATAAAAGCCTATTTGGATGATCTGCTGCCGCTGGCCTCGGCCATCAGGGGTACGGCCGACAGTGTTCTAACGATGAATCAGCGTAACATGTATGATTCCGGGAAAAACGCCAGGCGTAAGGCCGCACATTCGCGGAGCATGATGATAGGTTTTCTTTTCGCCGGTGCAGGTCTGACATGCGTATATATTCTTCTCATCAGGCGCTGGATACTCAAACCCGTTACAGTGCTGAGTGAATCAGTCAATGAAATCAGAAAAGGCAATCTCGACCTTGTA is a genomic window containing:
- a CDS encoding sigma-54 dependent transcriptional regulator translates to MQKTLHNILIIDDEQNIRKTLGLFLESEGYKVRPAGGFREALEECRKNVFDLAFVDLRLGADSGLDLIPELLAASPWLKIVVITAYASIDTAVEAIKRGATDYIPKPFTPAQVKLTVDKIANLRTLEQNIESLKRDIGRMAPEFELSSRNPQMQKVIEIVKQVAPSDSTVLITGENGTGKSLIARAIHSLSSRAARPFAEISCPALSQELLESELFGHVKGAFTGAVKDNPGRIASCEGGTLFLDEVGDLPILIQPKLLRFIQEKSYERLGESITRKADIRLIAATNTDLELAVKEKRFREDLFYRINVISIEMPPLRKRAEDIIPLAEKLLSFFAAGNHHPGQHFSADALTALKDYSWPGNIRELRNAVERASILCRKDVVGIDCLPEKITGVKQAVQPGQKISLEKMEEMHIRGVLQSAKSLQEASDILGVDKATLWRKRKKYNI